Proteins co-encoded in one Capnocytophaga ochracea DSM 7271 genomic window:
- a CDS encoding PorP/SprF family type IX secretion system membrane protein, whose amino-acid sequence MIKKAFILVLTMFSVGVYGQQESQYTQYMYNTMMFNPAYTGSREVGSFFGMFRTQWVGIKGAPTNGSISYHQPMESLRNVGLGGSIFRESIGPQNQTDLTIDFSYTLNFENSKLAFGINGSGSLFQINYDELTKQDQADPNLSGSESVFSPNIGAGIYWYTDKYYLGFSVPNMLETTHYNKSSVSVLKNTQHMYLIGGYVFNLSENTKFKPAVLSKIAFGAPLQLDLSANFMFNEKFVLGAAYRWSAAVSVMAGFQISERWFAGYAYDFETTELSKYNSGSHEIFLRYELLKTYKKIVSPRFF is encoded by the coding sequence ATGATTAAAAAAGCGTTTATTTTAGTATTAACAATGTTTAGTGTAGGGGTATATGGACAACAAGAGTCGCAATATACCCAGTATATGTACAACACTATGATGTTTAACCCAGCTTATACAGGCTCGAGAGAGGTAGGCAGTTTCTTTGGTATGTTTCGTACCCAATGGGTAGGTATCAAAGGAGCCCCCACTAATGGAAGCATTAGTTATCACCAACCAATGGAGAGCTTACGCAATGTAGGTTTGGGAGGAAGTATTTTTAGAGAGAGTATAGGACCTCAAAATCAAACCGATTTAACGATTGATTTTTCATATACTTTGAACTTTGAGAACTCCAAATTAGCTTTTGGTATCAATGGTTCGGGTAGCTTATTTCAAATAAATTATGATGAGCTAACCAAACAAGACCAAGCAGACCCTAACTTATCGGGCAGTGAGAGCGTTTTTTCTCCCAATATAGGAGCGGGTATTTATTGGTATACTGATAAGTATTATTTAGGGTTTTCAGTGCCTAATATGTTGGAAACCACTCATTACAATAAGAGTTCAGTGTCTGTGTTGAAGAATACGCAGCATATGTATTTAATCGGAGGTTATGTGTTCAACTTGTCAGAGAACACAAAATTCAAACCCGCAGTGCTTTCTAAGATAGCTTTTGGAGCACCTTTGCAATTGGACTTATCGGCAAACTTTATGTTTAATGAGAAGTTTGTGTTGGGGGCAGCTTATAGATGGTCGGCAGCAGTGAGTGTAATGGCAGGCTTTCAGATAAGCGAACGTTGGTTTGCGGGATATGCTTATGACTTTGAGACGACTGAATTATCAAAATATAACTCAGGTTCACACGAAATCTTTTTGCGTTATGAACTGCTCAAAACCTATAAGAAAATAGTGTCTCCTCGTTTCTTTTAG
- a CDS encoding OmpA family protein yields the protein MRKYTFIIALFCGISVLFAQNEKELQKAKEMYKNFAYVDAIKIYESIAKKGFVNQDILENLGNSYYYNAEYKKALPWYKQLFENKKYKIKPEYYYRYAQVLKSVGKYDEANKLMSQFAELTGNNDTRAILYEENKDYREVIESNSGRLQLHPVAINTEYSEYGTAFYGDKIVFAAANSGRASKGGISQWTGESFYDLYIADRNKQELSNKKPFSSALNTKFNESTAVFTKDGKTVYFTRNNYINKKIGTNGENTILLKILKATKDEKGDWGNVVEVPFNSNQYNVAHPALSPDEKYLYFASDMKGTLGSSDIFRVEILGNNKYGRPENLGDVINTSGRESFPFISKNNVLYYSSDGFPGLGGLDIFAVKFYEDGTVSKPINIGKPGNSADDDFCFIMDSDSKIGFLSSNRAGGKGKDDIYSFYEEKPLSFDCEKMLKGVLKDANTKSVIVDALIVLSDRTMKQIDTQKTKEDGTFAFKKVDCKELYYYLRAEKDKYETTEVKVLTDKEGDIFYEFLLKPREIAISKDTDLAKVFEIKEIYFDLNKSNIRPDAAVELAKIVEVMKQYPKMKIDIRSHTDSRATDAYNLALSDRRAKATLEWIVKQGIDRKRLKAKGYGETQLVNGCSNGVPCTEEQHQANRRSEFIVVSMD from the coding sequence ATGAGAAAATACACTTTTATAATAGCCTTATTTTGTGGAATATCTGTACTGTTTGCCCAGAATGAGAAAGAGTTGCAAAAGGCAAAGGAAATGTATAAAAACTTTGCTTATGTTGATGCTATAAAAATATATGAAAGCATTGCTAAGAAAGGATTTGTGAATCAAGATATATTAGAAAATCTTGGTAATTCATACTACTACAATGCCGAATACAAGAAAGCGTTACCTTGGTACAAACAGCTATTTGAAAATAAGAAATATAAAATCAAACCTGAATATTACTATCGCTATGCACAAGTACTAAAATCAGTAGGGAAGTATGACGAAGCAAATAAGCTAATGTCTCAGTTTGCTGAGCTTACAGGTAATAATGATACGCGTGCTATACTTTATGAAGAGAATAAGGACTATCGGGAAGTGATAGAGAGTAATTCAGGACGTTTGCAATTACACCCAGTAGCTATTAACACCGAATATTCAGAATATGGGACAGCTTTTTATGGTGATAAAATAGTTTTTGCAGCAGCTAATAGCGGTAGAGCTTCTAAAGGAGGAATTTCACAATGGACAGGAGAGAGTTTTTATGACCTGTATATAGCAGACCGCAATAAGCAAGAATTAAGTAATAAGAAACCTTTTTCATCAGCTTTAAATACAAAGTTTAATGAATCTACGGCTGTATTTACAAAAGATGGAAAAACAGTGTATTTTACCCGTAATAACTATATAAATAAAAAGATAGGAACGAATGGAGAAAATACTATCTTACTAAAAATACTTAAAGCAACCAAAGATGAAAAAGGTGATTGGGGAAATGTAGTAGAGGTGCCATTTAATAGTAACCAATACAATGTGGCACACCCAGCCTTGAGTCCTGATGAAAAATATCTTTATTTTGCTTCAGATATGAAAGGAACCTTAGGGAGTTCGGATATCTTTCGCGTAGAGATTTTAGGAAATAATAAATACGGTAGACCCGAAAATTTAGGAGATGTTATTAATACGTCGGGGCGTGAATCTTTCCCTTTTATCTCTAAGAACAATGTGTTGTATTACTCATCAGATGGCTTTCCAGGGTTAGGAGGTTTGGATATCTTTGCGGTAAAGTTTTATGAAGACGGAACAGTATCAAAACCTATTAATATAGGTAAGCCAGGTAATAGTGCTGATGATGATTTTTGTTTTATAATGGATAGTGACAGTAAGATAGGATTTTTAAGTTCTAACAGAGCTGGAGGAAAGGGTAAAGATGATATTTACAGCTTTTATGAAGAGAAACCTTTATCCTTTGACTGTGAGAAAATGCTGAAAGGAGTACTGAAAGATGCTAATACAAAAAGCGTTATTGTAGATGCTCTTATAGTACTATCAGATAGAACAATGAAACAGATAGATACTCAAAAAACTAAAGAAGATGGTACTTTTGCATTCAAGAAGGTGGATTGTAAAGAATTATATTATTACCTAAGAGCTGAAAAAGATAAATATGAAACCACAGAAGTGAAAGTATTAACGGATAAAGAAGGAGATATCTTTTACGAATTCTTGTTAAAACCGAGAGAAATAGCTATCTCAAAGGATACTGATTTAGCTAAAGTATTTGAGATAAAAGAAATATACTTCGATTTAAACAAGTCGAACATCAGACCAGATGCAGCGGTAGAATTAGCTAAGATTGTGGAAGTGATGAAACAATATCCTAAGATGAAGATAGATATTCGTTCGCACACCGATAGCCGAGCTACAGATGCTTATAACTTAGCTTTATCTGACCGCCGAGCTAAAGCAACTCTTGAATGGATAGTTAAGCAAGGTATTGACCGCAAGCGATTGAAAGCGAAAGGCTATGGAGAAACGCAATTAGTAAATGGTTGCTCAAATGGAGTGCCTTGCACTGAAGAACAGCATCAAGCTAACCGTCGTAGTGAGTTTATTGTGGTAAGTATGGATTAA